Within the candidate division KSB1 bacterium genome, the region TTTCTATTTTTCTGCCGGGAAGGGTCTTTTTCAAAGCCCTGCAAATGGTTTCGACTTCAGGTAGTTCAGGCATCGTTTTAAAAGTTGAATTAGTTAAATTCGGACGGTATATTTAGTCTCTCAACCGTCAAGTTTTGTTCCAAGGCAAATACGCCAAAATTTCAAATCACAAAAACTAAATTACAAACAAATTCCAATACACAATTTTCGAAACCCCAAAATTCACAGGGGCTGCCTCAATGACCTCGATAATTGGTAATTGGGATTTGAGATTTATTTGTATTTTGTTATTTGACTATTGAAATTTTCATTGGACTATTTGTTGGATTTAATTTAAGAATTCCGTTGGAGAAAAACAAAACCGAAATTCCATTGAACAAACAAATTCTCAGACTCGCTATCCCCAATATCATCAGCAACCTTTCCGTGCCGCTCCTGGGCGTGGTCGATACTGCCGTTCTCGGTCATCTCGATGAAATCTATTATCTCGGCGCTTTGGCAGTCGGCGGAATCATCTTCAATTTTATCTACTGGGGCTTTGGGTTTTTGCGCATGGGCACCACCGGCCTGACGGCTCAGGCATACGGAACCAAAGATGATGCACAAGTTTTCCTTATTCTGGTACGGACCCTTCTCATCGCGCTGGCCGGCGCCTTGTTACTGATTCTGTCTCAAAAACTAATCGCCACGGTCAGTTTCAGTTTAATCAAAGCAACTCCGGAAGTCAAACAATTTGCCGAAGAATATTTTTACATTCGAATTTATGCGGCCCCGGCCACCCTCGCACTTTATGCCCTGCACGGTTGGTTTTTAGGCATGCAAAATGCCAAATATCCGCTCATTCTAACCGTATTTGTCAATGTCCTGAACGTCATTTTCAATTTGATTTTTGTCTACAAACTTGGCATGAAAGCGGACGGGGTTGCCCTGGGAACCGTGATTGCCCAATACAGCGGGTTAGTTCTGGGAGTGATACTTTATCTTAAAAAATATTCATCCTATGCAATCAAAATAAATAAAAATCTGCTATTCGAGAAAACTGCTTTAAAACGAATTTTTGTTGTCAACACGGACATCTTTATCCGCACCCTTGGACTCATTTTTACATTCAGTTATTTCACTGCCAAATCTGCAGAAGGCGGCAACATAATTCTGGCGGTGAACAGCATTCTCTTGCAGCTTATTAACATCCTGGCCTACGGTGTCGACGGGTTCGCCTTTGCAGCGGAAAGTCTGGTAGGGAAATATATTGGCGCCAAAGACAAACTTAACTTGCGAAAAACCATAAACTACTCGTTCGCCTGGGGTATAGGCCTGGGAGTGTTTATCTCGCTCTGTTTTTGGCTTTTTGATGAACCGATCCTGAGAATTTTTACCGACAAAGAGGACATCATCCTGCTTTGCATGAGCTACATGATCTGGATCATCATTGCGCCGCTCACCAACAGTTTCTGTTTTATCTGGGACGGCATTTTTATCGGCGCCACGGCAACGGCGCCCATGCGCAATTCCATGCTGTTTTGCACGTTTGCGATTTTTGTGCCGGTGTATTTACTGCTTCGCGATTCTTTGGGAAATCACAGTTTGTGGCTGGCTTTGACAGTGTTTATGGTGATGCGAGGAGTGACACTGACTTTGTATTCGAGGAAGCATGTGCTGGATTAGAATATTACTTGGTTTTAAAACCGATTTTGCACTTGGATTTTTCTTCTTCTTTCATAAGTTGGTATATGGCCTAAAGACAATCTTGAATGGGTTGTCGTACTTCTTTTCCATGGCTCTGAATTGAAACTTGAGGTCGCAGATTGCGATCTCAAAATAACTTTCATCGTCTATTTCCCCAAAAACCTCTTCCTCACCCACAATACCGCCACCACGCCAATGAGGATGTAAACCGGCCAGTTGCCGATGATTGAGTAAACGGTAACGGGCGGCGTCTCGGGCACATTCAACGTCAAATT harbors:
- a CDS encoding MATE family efflux transporter; translation: MNKQILRLAIPNIISNLSVPLLGVVDTAVLGHLDEIYYLGALAVGGIIFNFIYWGFGFLRMGTTGLTAQAYGTKDDAQVFLILVRTLLIALAGALLLILSQKLIATVSFSLIKATPEVKQFAEEYFYIRIYAAPATLALYALHGWFLGMQNAKYPLILTVFVNVLNVIFNLIFVYKLGMKADGVALGTVIAQYSGLVLGVILYLKKYSSYAIKINKNLLFEKTALKRIFVVNTDIFIRTLGLIFTFSYFTAKSAEGGNIILAVNSILLQLINILAYGVDGFAFAAESLVGKYIGAKDKLNLRKTINYSFAWGIGLGVFISLCFWLFDEPILRIFTDKEDIILLCMSYMIWIIIAPLTNSFCFIWDGIFIGATATAPMRNSMLFCTFAIFVPVYLLLRDSLGNHSLWLALTVFMVMRGVTLTLYSRKHVLD